In Drosophila simulans strain w501 chromosome X, Prin_Dsim_3.1, whole genome shotgun sequence, one DNA window encodes the following:
- the LOC6726002 gene encoding uncharacterized protein LOC6726002 — MNVTLVGLTTERKMKKSQKKPAMVAVPKMSLKPQRTAGLFQPKVENKTTSSTPLAAPKKVRLKDTKVADPLAKKVQSEFVTIPKNQIRKTRRNRPGDRLLDRRSRSKRTGVKAVEKRNGAGAHNWGSLLQQEIDLRQRANLSTCQGMKLPKVSSFAYDDDSSEEIEQYTLDEWRAMQAQKKQVLNKFVMSDFGTKKYATGDSGETVGAEGPVDTDDTKGSHETGGNEQTGDAETGQRSEGSRETENAEASGVPDASGGTGGSEGLGGSGELEDDCPLYLVDILLKFNTDQGVIPYHLKLI; from the coding sequence ATGAACGTGACACTCGTAGGCCTCACCACAGAACGCAAGATGAAGAAGTCGCAGAAGAAGCCAGCAATGGTGGCCGTTCCTAAGATGTCGCTGAAACCACAGAGGACGGCAGGTCTATTCCAGCCGAAGGTGGAGAACAAGACCACTTCGAGCACTCCATTGGCTGCACCCAAAAAGGTCCGGTTAAAGGATACCAAGGTGGCAGATCCTCTTGCGAAGAAAGTACAGTCAGAATTCGTTACAAtaccaaaaaaccaaattcgCAAAACCAGACGCAATCGTCCTGGTGACCGACTCTTAGATCGCCGTTCCCGATCGAAACGCACTGGCGTGAAAGCCGTGGAAAAACGCAATGGAGCCGGGGCACACAACTGGGGATCCCTCCTCCAGCAGGAGATCGACTTGCGCCAGAGGGCCAATTTGAGCACCTGCCAAGGGATGAAGCTACCAAAGGTATCGAGTTTTGCCTACGATGACGATTCATCGGAGGAGATCGAACAATATACACTCGACGAGTGGCGTGCCATGCAGGCCCAGAAAAAGCAGGTTTTAAATAAGTTTGTAATGTCAGATTTCGGTACAAAGAAATACGCAACAGGGGATTCTGGAGAAACTGTAGGAGCCGAGGGACCAGTAGACACAGACGACACCAAAGGATCCCACGAAACAGGAGGAAATGAACAAACAGGAGATGCTGAAACAGGGCAGAGGTCTGAAGGATCTCGAGAAACAGAAAATGCCGAAGCATCTGGAGTACCTGACGCATCTGGAGGAACTGGAGGATCTGAAGGATTAGGAGGATCAGGAGAGCTGGAAGACGACTGCCCGTTGTACTTGGTTGATATCCTGTTAAAGTTCAACACTGATCAAGGTGTTATTCCTTAccacttaaaattaatttaa